Below is a window of Cytobacillus firmus DNA.
GCATGCCGGGCGGAATGATGCAGGGGGATGTGAGCCTGCAGGGGGTTGCCTTTACAGACTCGGTTGCGGAGTTTATGGATGGAACCTCCTCGATTGTTGAAGGAACCGGGATCACTGAAGAGCATATCGGGGAAAATGTCGCGCTGATTGAACAGACATTGGCGGAAGAAAATGAGCTGGGTGTTGGCGGCAAGATTACTGTTAGGAACCCGCGTGATGAAACGGCTGTAATGGAGCTTGAAGTAATCGGAATCTATCAAACAGCTTCTGCCGGATCTGATCAGGCAATGGATTTTACAGCACTGAATCCTTATAACAAGCTGTATGTTCCATATACTGCTGCTGCAGCACTAAAAGGATCTGACTACAAAAATACAATCGATAGCGCTATCTACTACATAGATGATCCTGCTGATATGCAGAGCTTTATCGATCAGGCAAAAGCAGAGAGCAGCATCGATTTCGAAACGTTCAAGCTAGATGCCGATGACCAGCTTTATCAGCAGATGGTCGGCCCGATTGAGAACGTAGCAAGCTTTTCGAAAAATATTGTGTATTTGGTGTCCATTGCAGGAGCCATCATATTAGGTCTAATCGTCATGATGTCGATCCGTGAGCGGAAGTATGAAATGGGCGTCCTGCTTGCGATCGGGGAAAAAAGGTGGAAGCTCGCAGGCCAATTTATGGCGGAAATTTTAGTCGTGGCTGTCCTATCGCTCGGCATTGCCACAGCGAGCGGCAATGTGGTGGCGAGCCAGCTTGGCGACCAGCTCCTGAATCAGGAATTGGCATCAGCGGAACAGACCAAAACACCGGAATCCTTCAGAGGAAGAGGCATGGGCGGCTTCGGTCCGGGAATGCTGCAGGCTCAGGAAACAGTGGAGACAATAGATGAAATGAATGTTCAGGTAACAGGACAAGAGCTTGGCTTTCTTGCGCTAATTGGCCTCGTGATAGCGGCATTGTCGGCATTATTGCCTTCGTTAACCGTTTTGCGCCTTCAGCCAAAAGCCATTCTAAGCAAGCAGGATTAAAAGGAGATGGAAAAATGAGTTCATTGCTGGAATTTAAAGATATCAGCTACTGGTATAAACACGAAAATAAAAAACACGATATCTTGAAAAATATTAATGTGAGTTTTGAAAAAGGGAATTTTTACAGCATAATCGGGCCGTCCGGATCGGGGAAAACGACATTTCTGGCACTGGCCAGTGCCCTGGATGTTCCGAAAGAGGGAGAAGTGCTGTACGAAGGAAAGGACATCCGAAAGATCGGGCTGACGCGGTTCCGGAACAAATTTGTCTCGACTGTCTTTCAATCCTATAATCTTCTTCCTTATATGACAGCCCTGCAGAATGTATTGACGGCGATGGAGAT
It encodes the following:
- a CDS encoding ABC transporter permease; its protein translation is MNFLKRAFLSVKARKGKSILQIFVFTVICVLVLAGLSIQTAAEKSGDLARQKLGADVTLQADMEKLREQAVSEQQSGGERVRFQSVSVPLEAADELASYDQIKGYNFYSSTTGIASDFEPIESESAASDTSEESSEGQEPGRGMPGGMMQGDVSLQGVAFTDSVAEFMDGTSSIVEGTGITEEHIGENVALIEQTLAEENELGVGGKITVRNPRDETAVMELEVIGIYQTASAGSDQAMDFTALNPYNKLYVPYTAAAALKGSDYKNTIDSAIYYIDDPADMQSFIDQAKAESSIDFETFKLDADDQLYQQMVGPIENVASFSKNIVYLVSIAGAIILGLIVMMSIRERKYEMGVLLAIGEKRWKLAGQFMAEILVVAVLSLGIATASGNVVASQLGDQLLNQELASAEQTKTPESFRGRGMGGFGPGMLQAQETVETIDEMNVQVTGQELGFLALIGLVIAALSALLPSLTVLRLQPKAILSKQD